The following proteins are encoded in a genomic region of Bacillus sp. FJAT-22090:
- a CDS encoding iron chelate uptake ABC transporter family permease subunit, with protein sequence MRNKTKMIILLALAIVFIVLYLFQGLNGSYDYALPRRALKVLAMGLTGVAIAYSTVIFQTITHNRILTPSVMGLDSLYMLVQTCIYYFFGSMSILVINKNYNFFISVIAMIGFALLLYRFLFNAGKRPIYFLLLVGIILGTFLGSITTFLQVLIDPNEFTSLQNKMFASFNNVNGDLVWLAMVIIVLAILYGWRTIRELDVMSLGRDNAINLGVDYDKIVKTMLVLSAVLIATSTALVGPITFFGLIVANLSYQFFNTYKHSVLITGASIMSLIALIGGQWIVERIFTFDTTLSVIINFLGGIYFIYLLLKESRATS encoded by the coding sequence ATGCGTAACAAAACAAAAATGATTATATTACTAGCTTTGGCAATAGTTTTTATAGTACTTTATTTGTTTCAAGGGTTGAATGGAAGCTATGATTATGCATTGCCACGTCGAGCTTTAAAGGTATTGGCGATGGGACTTACTGGAGTAGCGATTGCTTATTCTACGGTAATTTTCCAAACTATTACACATAATCGAATATTAACTCCAAGTGTAATGGGTCTGGATTCATTATACATGTTAGTACAGACATGTATTTATTACTTCTTTGGTTCAATGTCGATTTTAGTTATAAACAAAAACTATAATTTCTTTATTTCTGTTATAGCAATGATCGGATTTGCTCTGTTACTTTATCGCTTTTTGTTCAACGCAGGGAAACGCCCAATCTATTTCTTGCTACTTGTAGGGATTATATTAGGAACATTTTTAGGAAGTATTACAACTTTCCTTCAAGTACTTATTGATCCAAACGAGTTTACAAGTTTACAAAATAAGATGTTTGCAAGTTTTAACAACGTAAACGGTGATTTAGTTTGGTTAGCGATGGTTATTATCGTCTTAGCCATCCTATATGGTTGGCGCACGATTAGAGAGTTGGATGTAATGTCGCTAGGACGCGATAATGCTATTAATCTCGGTGTGGATTATGACAAAATAGTTAAAACGATGCTCGTACTATCAGCTGTTTTAATTGCTACTTCTACAGCGCTGGTTGGTCCTATTACATTCTTTGGCTTAATCGTCGCAAACTTATCGTACCAATTCTTCAACACATACAAGCATTCGGTATTAATTACTGGAGCTAGCATAATGAGTTTAATAGCACTAATTGGAGGACAGTGGATTGTAGAACGTATATTTACATTTGATACAACACTGAGCGTAATAATTAACTTTCTCGGAGGAATTTACTTCATTTATTTATTACTAAAGGAGAGTCGAGCTACATCATGA
- a CDS encoding uracil-DNA glycosylase encodes MFELPDELVKLGKKRIEGFPVEGFVKGRGPQTPTIMLIGEAPGENEAVEGIPFIGRAGNELAKSLATINLTRDEVYMTSAVRSRPYLWKEKKMRNGEITKRKYNRPPTQQEIIAHAPLLDFELKNISPLVIVTLGNVGLQRLLGKEARVSEMHGQIIKHPVQHLASLKESVYKWSTEEYIIMPTYHPAAVFYRPSNRDILEEDWLNIGEYIKKSTAF; translated from the coding sequence ATGTTTGAGCTACCAGATGAACTAGTTAAACTTGGTAAAAAGAGAATAGAAGGTTTTCCTGTAGAAGGTTTTGTTAAGGGGAGAGGGCCGCAAACCCCTACAATTATGTTAATTGGGGAAGCGCCAGGAGAAAATGAGGCAGTTGAAGGTATACCTTTCATAGGAAGAGCAGGGAATGAATTAGCAAAATCACTTGCCACAATCAACCTAACGAGAGATGAAGTATATATGACGAGTGCTGTAAGAAGCAGACCATATTTGTGGAAAGAGAAGAAAATGAGAAATGGGGAAATAACGAAAAGAAAATATAATAGGCCACCTACTCAGCAGGAAATAATTGCTCACGCACCACTTCTCGATTTTGAATTAAAAAATATTTCCCCACTCGTTATTGTAACTTTAGGCAATGTAGGACTCCAGCGTCTATTAGGAAAGGAAGCAAGGGTGTCAGAGATGCATGGCCAAATCATAAAACATCCAGTCCAACACCTTGCTTCACTAAAAGAAAGTGTATATAAATGGTCTACAGAGGAATATATTATAATGCCTACGTATCATCCAGCTGCAGTTTTTTACCGCCCATCTAATCGAGATATATTAGAAGAAGATTGGTTAAATATTGGAGAGTATATTAAAAAATCTACTGCATTTTAA
- a CDS encoding iron ABC transporter ATP-binding protein: MIQVKEVTKYFSKKPVVDNVSVNIQSGKITSFIGPNGAGKSTLLSMVSRLLDADTGEVLLDKSNVSKWKSDEFSKRVSILKQSNYMNVRLTIRELVSFGRFPYSKGRLNAEDMKMVDQAIEYMNLADIEDSYLDELSGGQRQRAFIAMVIAQDTEYILLDEPLNNLDMKHSVQIMKILRKLVEDLGKTVVIVLHDINFASVYSDYIVALKDGRVIKDGPTHEIINSDALKEIYDMDIPIQEMNSCRICVYFNS; this comes from the coding sequence ATGATACAAGTTAAAGAAGTAACAAAGTATTTTTCTAAAAAGCCAGTAGTGGATAACGTAAGTGTTAATATCCAGTCAGGAAAAATTACATCCTTTATCGGACCTAATGGTGCTGGAAAATCTACACTTTTATCAATGGTTAGCCGCTTATTGGATGCAGACACAGGTGAAGTTCTACTAGATAAATCGAATGTTAGTAAATGGAAATCCGATGAGTTTTCTAAACGTGTATCCATATTAAAACAATCAAACTATATGAATGTACGCTTAACGATTCGTGAACTAGTGTCATTCGGCCGATTTCCTTATTCTAAAGGACGTTTAAATGCAGAAGACATGAAAATGGTCGACCAGGCTATTGAGTATATGAATTTAGCTGATATCGAGGATAGCTATTTAGATGAACTTTCTGGTGGTCAACGCCAACGCGCTTTTATCGCAATGGTTATTGCTCAAGATACGGAATACATCTTGCTAGATGAGCCATTAAATAATTTGGACATGAAGCATTCTGTACAAATTATGAAGATTCTTCGCAAGCTTGTAGAAGATCTAGGTAAAACGGTTGTCATCGTATTGCACGATATTAACTTTGCATCCGTGTATTCAGATTATATTGTCGCATTGAAGGACGGTCGTGTGATCAAAGACGGTCCTACTCATGAAATTATTAACTCTGATGCACTAAAAGAAATTTATGACATGGATATTCCAATACAAGAAATGAATAGCTGTCGAATTTGTGTTTATTTTAATTCATAA
- a CDS encoding antibiotic biosynthesis monooxygenase family protein, giving the protein MFYQIKRMVIKEGFSSSVVERFQGEGKLEKQPGFEKLEVLVKKVRRGEEEVLVVVGWRSEEDWKNWEKSPEHIAGHKANIGKPKPDYIIESSQNVYEVKVSK; this is encoded by the coding sequence ATGTTTTACCAAATAAAACGGATGGTTATAAAAGAAGGTTTTTCGTCTAGTGTGGTAGAACGTTTTCAAGGAGAAGGAAAACTTGAAAAGCAACCGGGCTTTGAAAAGTTAGAAGTTCTAGTGAAAAAAGTTCGCCGTGGGGAAGAAGAAGTCCTTGTAGTAGTAGGTTGGAGATCAGAAGAGGACTGGAAGAATTGGGAGAAGAGTCCCGAGCATATTGCTGGTCACAAAGCGAATATAGGAAAGCCAAAGCCTGATTATATTATTGAATCCAGCCAAAATGTATATGAAGTAAAAGTAAGTAAATAA
- a CDS encoding ABC transporter permease codes for MKKRYLVIALVALSLLSLFVGVTRISPMDLLDITSEETQIFLISRLPRLIAIILAGAGMSIAGLIMQSLSRNKFVSPTTAGTLDATRLGILISMLVFTNATYMQKISFAFIFALAGTLLFMQILNRIKFKDAIFVPLVGLMFGNILASITTFFAYKSNIIQNITVWLQGDFSLILKGRYELLYISVPVLIIAYIYANRFTVAGMGEDFAKNLGLSYKRVLNLGLVLVALISTTVVLTVGMIPFLGLIIPNIVSIFKGDHLEKTLPHTALLGVIFLLICDILGRVLIFPYEIPISMTVGVIGSAIFLFLLFRGKAYA; via the coding sequence ATGAAAAAAAGATATCTTGTAATTGCACTAGTCGCACTTTCTCTCTTATCTCTCTTTGTTGGTGTAACTAGAATCTCACCAATGGATTTGTTAGATATTACTTCGGAGGAGACACAAATATTTCTCATTAGTCGCTTACCTAGACTTATCGCCATAATACTTGCAGGAGCAGGGATGAGTATCGCAGGTTTAATAATGCAGAGTCTAAGTAGAAATAAATTTGTATCACCGACCACAGCTGGTACGCTTGATGCTACCCGCTTAGGTATTTTAATCTCCATGCTTGTATTTACAAATGCAACGTATATGCAAAAAATATCTTTTGCATTTATATTTGCACTAGCAGGTACATTGCTCTTTATGCAAATACTAAATCGGATTAAATTTAAGGATGCAATTTTTGTTCCGCTTGTAGGTCTGATGTTTGGAAATATTTTAGCCTCTATAACGACGTTTTTCGCTTACAAATCAAATATAATTCAAAATATCACCGTTTGGTTACAAGGAGACTTCTCTTTAATTTTAAAAGGTAGATATGAATTGCTTTACATAAGCGTACCAGTACTTATTATTGCCTATATTTACGCTAATCGCTTTACTGTAGCAGGAATGGGAGAGGATTTTGCAAAAAATCTCGGTCTTTCCTACAAAAGAGTATTAAATTTAGGTTTAGTGCTAGTTGCTTTGATCTCTACAACTGTTGTTTTGACAGTTGGAATGATTCCTTTTTTAGGATTAATCATCCCAAATATAGTATCCATATTTAAAGGAGATCATTTAGAAAAAACATTACCACATACTGCGTTGCTAGGAGTCATTTTCTTGTTGATATGCGATATTCTAGGTAGGGTATTAATCTTTCCTTATGAAATCCCGATTAGTATGACAGTTGGTGTAATCGGAAGTGCAATCTTCCTATTCTTGCTGTTTAGGGGGAAAGCATATGCGTAA
- a CDS encoding phosphatase PAP2 family protein yields the protein MKKWFYPLGVVTLVGFVMLFLKVSKEEIIAIDHTMSELLAGNAFITLFHYIGETKFILVAMLLLIIYLWLHSRNYRAMLFVLFSVGVGNVLNQLLKKWIQRERPDVPHQLETFSFPSGHAMVGLLYVFTITYLLTEHQSNNKIKIFMWILAVLLAMMIGLSRIAESRHYASDVFAGWMVGYTWFVVVALWYEWRKKSFKKE from the coding sequence GTGAAAAAATGGTTTTATCCACTCGGAGTAGTTACTTTGGTAGGATTTGTCATGTTGTTTCTAAAAGTTTCAAAAGAAGAAATTATAGCAATTGATCATACAATGTCCGAACTTCTTGCAGGAAATGCTTTTATAACTTTATTTCATTATATTGGCGAAACAAAGTTTATTTTAGTAGCTATGCTTCTATTAATTATCTATTTGTGGTTACATTCAAGAAATTATAGAGCTATGCTCTTTGTTTTATTTTCAGTAGGTGTAGGAAATGTGCTAAATCAATTATTAAAAAAGTGGATTCAAAGAGAACGACCAGATGTTCCTCATCAATTAGAGACCTTTAGTTTTCCTTCCGGCCATGCAATGGTTGGTTTACTTTATGTATTTACCATTACCTATTTATTGACAGAGCATCAGTCAAATAATAAAATCAAAATTTTTATGTGGATTTTGGCTGTTCTTCTTGCAATGATGATTGGTCTATCCCGTATTGCAGAGAGTCGTCATTATGCTTCAGATGTGTTTGCTGGATGGATGGTAGGGTATACATGGTTTGTAGTGGTTGCCTTATGGTACGAATGGAGAAAAAAGAGTTTTAAAAAAGAATAG
- a CDS encoding siderophore ABC transporter substrate-binding protein, which yields MKNKKFLAVIFAMLVLLLAACGSNEDASTKEEGTSEEKTGSNEASSVFPLTIPQPEGYKEVTLDKKPENVVVFDYGFLDTLDALGVDVTAVSQSSLPKYLSKYADEAAYKNAGALKEPDFEAISTMNPDVIFISGRQADAYEELSKIAPTVYVGVDTTDYMNSFKANTELAGKIFGKEAEATKALEEIDAKVAEMSEKTKSIEEKALVVLASEGELSAYGPGSRFGIVHDVYGFKAVDENLEVSTHGQNVSYEYVLEKNPDILFVVDRDAVASEGESGTKAAIENEIVSKTNAVKNGKVYYLDPEAWYLAGGGIESENAKIDAVLEAIK from the coding sequence ATGAAAAACAAGAAATTTTTAGCGGTGATTTTCGCTATGCTAGTTCTATTACTTGCAGCGTGTGGATCAAACGAAGATGCGTCAACTAAAGAAGAAGGTACTTCAGAAGAAAAAACAGGATCAAACGAAGCATCATCAGTTTTCCCATTAACTATTCCTCAACCAGAGGGATATAAAGAAGTAACACTAGATAAAAAACCAGAAAATGTTGTTGTTTTTGACTATGGTTTTCTTGATACATTAGATGCACTAGGCGTTGATGTAACAGCTGTATCTCAAAGCAGCCTTCCTAAATACTTAAGCAAATATGCAGATGAAGCTGCATATAAAAATGCTGGAGCACTAAAAGAGCCAGACTTTGAAGCAATCAGCACGATGAATCCGGATGTAATTTTCATTTCTGGTCGTCAAGCAGACGCTTATGAAGAATTAAGTAAAATTGCTCCTACTGTTTATGTTGGAGTTGATACTACTGACTACATGAATTCATTCAAAGCTAATACTGAGTTAGCTGGTAAAATTTTCGGTAAAGAAGCAGAAGCAACAAAGGCATTAGAAGAAATTGATGCAAAGGTTGCAGAAATGTCAGAGAAAACAAAAAGCATTGAAGAAAAGGCTTTAGTAGTTCTTGCATCTGAAGGTGAACTAAGTGCATATGGTCCAGGTTCACGTTTTGGAATAGTACATGACGTGTACGGCTTTAAAGCAGTTGATGAAAATTTAGAAGTTTCTACACATGGTCAAAATGTTTCATATGAATATGTGTTAGAGAAAAATCCAGATATCCTATTCGTAGTAGACCGTGATGCAGTTGCCTCTGAGGGTGAGTCTGGCACAAAAGCGGCGATTGAAAATGAAATCGTAAGCAAAACAAATGCTGTTAAAAACGGTAAAGTATATTATTTGGATCCAGAAGCTTGGTACTTAGCAGGTGGCGGTATTGAATCGGAAAATGCAAAAATTGATGCAGTCCTAGAGGCAATTAAATAA